The following DNA comes from Pantanalinema sp..
GATCGCGATCACCACCCCGTTGCGCGCCTTGACCTCCTGCAGGTTGCTCACGACCTTGTCGTAGGTGGCCCCCGCGGTCGCGATCGCCACCGTCGGCATGTTCTCGTCGATCAGGGCGATGGGGCCGTGCTTCATCTCGCCGGCGGCGTAGGCCTCGGCGTGGATGTAGCTGATCTCCTTGAGCTTGAGGGCCCCCTCCATGGCGGTGGGGAAGTTGAAGCCGCGGCCGAGGAAAAGGAAGTCGCGGCAGGCCGCGAAGGACTGGGCCACGTCCTGGATGGCCTCGGTCCGCTCGAGCATGGCGGTGATGAGCCCCGGGACGGTCTTGAGATCCTTGAGGACCTCGCCGACCTGCACGTTGGTCAGCTTGCCGCGCACCTGGCCCAGGTGCAGCGCGAGCAGGGTGAAGGCGGCGACCATGGCGGTGTAGGCCTTGGTCGAGGCCACCCCGATCTCGGGGCCGGCGTGGATGTAGAGGGTGCCGTCCACCTCGCGGGCGATCGAGGATCCCTTGACGTTGAGGATGCCGAGGGTCTTGGCGCCGCGGCGCTTGGCCTCGCGCAGGGCCGCCAGGGTGTCGGCGGTCTCGCCGGACTGGCTGACGACGATGACCAGGGTCTTGGCGTCGATCACCGGGTTGCGGTAGCGGAACTCGGAGGCGAAGTCGCACTCGACCGGAAGGCGCGTGAACTCCTCGATCAGGTACTTGCCGACGTTGCCCGAGTAGAGGGCCGTGCCGCAGGCGATGACCATCACGCGGTCGAAGGACCGGATCTGATCGTCGCTCAGGCCGATCTCGTCCAGGTAGAGCTTGCCCTCGCGGTCGTCGAAGCGGCCGCCCAGGGTGTTGGTGAGGGTGGTGGGCTGGTCGTGGATCTCCTTGAGCATGAAGTGCTCGAAGCCGGCCTTCTCGGCGGCGACCAGGTTCCAGTCGATCCGGGTGATCTCCTTGGTCTTGGGGCGAAGGTTGGCGTCGTAGACCTCGATGGCCTCGCGGGTCACCACGCACAGCTCGCCGTCCTCGAGGTAGATGATGTCGCGGGTGTGGCTCAGGATGGCCGCCGCGTCCGAGGCCAGGAAGTTCTCGTCCTGGCCGACGCCGGCCAGCAAGGGCGCGCCGTGCTTGAGGGCGACGATCTTGCCCGGCTCGTCCCGGTGGAGGATCGCGGTGGCGAAGGTGCCGACCAGGCGGGTGTAGGCCTTGTGGACCGCCGCCACCAGGTCGCCCTCGTAGTAGGAGGAGATCAGGTGGGCCATGACCTCGGTGTCGGTGTCGGAGTTGAAGGCGTGGCCGGCCTCGAGGAGCTCGTTCTTGAGCTCCATGTAGTTCTCGATGATGCCGTTGTGGACCACCACGAGCTTGCCCGTGCCGTCGGTATGGGGGTGGGCGTTGTAGGTGGTGGGGCGGCCGTGGGTGGCCCAGCGGGTGTGGCCGATGCCGAGCGGGCCCGGGGCGGGCTGATCGCGCAGCTGGGCCTCGAGGTTGCGAAGCTTGCCGACCTCGCGGCGCAGGGCGAGGGTGCCCTCGTGGACCACCGCGATGCCCGCCGAGTCGTACCCGCGGTACTCGAGGCGCCGCAGGCCCTCGATCAGAACGTCAGACGCTTCCTGGAAGCCGATGTAGCCGACAATGCCGCACATTGCTGATTCTTACCCATTCCTTGATAACAGCTTCGGAGGCGATCCTCCACCCAACCGACCCAAAAATTCTACACGAGGCGCCCCCGGTGGGCAACGCCGCCCGCTCCCGTCCCGGTCCCCTTCGGGCGGGGGGACGGGCGATCTTCAACCTTGCTTTACTTCTTCTTAATTTAAGATTAATATTGCCTTCATCGAGGCGCTCGATGGGGAGCGCTGCCGACCAGAGGAGACGCCCATGCAGCTGAGGTCCTTTCCGGTGCTCGATCGTCCCGCGGCCATGCCCGCCGAGCGCGAGGCCGCGCTCCCGGCACGAGAGGCGCCGTCGTGGGTGAAGGTGCTCAAGCTGGTGCAGCCGTACCGGGGGCTGACGTCGATGGTCGCGCTCGCCTGCGGGGCGGCCATGGCCGGCGGGGATCTGCTCTCGCCCCATCGCCTGCCGACCCTCGCCATCGCGATGATCCTGGTCGGCCCGCTGCTCAACGGGGCGGGGCACGCCATCAACGCCTACTTCGATCGCCACCTCCCTGGCTTCGCCGAGCGCCGCCTCGAGGCCCCTACGCGCCTGACCTCGGACGGCATCGTCGCCACCATCGGCATCCTCTGCCTCCTTTCACTTGTTCTCGCCCACCAGCTGGGGGCCTTCGCCTTCAACGTCACGGGCCTGACCCTCGCGATCCACTTCGCCCTCAACGCGCCCCCCCTCAGCCTGAGGCGCCAGAGCTGGTGGAACGGCCTGTTCTTCGGTATCGTCTCGGTCGCCGGCCCCTGGGTGCTCGGAGTTACCCTGGAAGGGAGCGTCACCCAGAGCGCGGTGGAGCTCGCCGCCATCTTCTCGTTCGGGGCCGTCGGCCTTCACCTGCTGGACACCCTTCACCAGGGCGAGGGGGAGCGCCGCGCCGGCCTCCAGACCCTGGCCGCGGTGTTCGGGCCCGAGGTGGGCGCCGGCATCGCCGCCCTGATCATCAACACCAGCTTGCTCGGGGCCGCCATCGCCTGCGCGGGCGCCCAGGTCATGCACGCCGCGCTGGGGATCGCGCTGACCATGCTGGCGCAAGTCACCCTTCAGTTCGTCGGTTTCCGCCAGAGCGCGGGCAAGCGCGAGGCCTTCGCCGTGATGAGCTTCGTGCTGTACATGGGGGCCATGGCCCTTGCCGCATCCGCCCTGGGGCAACAGGTCCTCGAGCTCTGATTTTTCGTGTTACGCATTGTGAAGCACCGACTCCGAGGGGTCGGTGCTTTTCTCCGTTTCTTGGCCTTGGGTTTACACGGACTTAATTTTGAGTTAATATAAGTTCACCAATTATCCGACCGAGTGAGGCGCAGTTCATAAACTGTTGGCTTCGGGTCGGTGAAAGGGGGAACAACCTTGAACGCTACGCTGGAGGATACGTCGCTCCAACTCCCGCGGGTCGCCCTGCCCCGCACCACCCTTGCCGCCTGGGTCTTGCTGCTGTGCGCGGGATCCGGCTGGGTGATCGGGTCGAGTCCGTCGACCCTTTCTGCACCCCTTGTCGCCAAGCGACAGCCGGTGGAGGCGCAGCCGGCAAGCGCCGTGAGGCCCGCGCCGACGTCGCGCGGTCCACGGCAGTCGCGCCCCGTCCTGCCGACGGCGGACGGCCCGAGCTACCCCTACTACAAGCAGATCCAGGCGGTCGCCAAGAAGCACCGCGTCGCCCCCGAGCTCATCGCCGGCATCGTGCGGATCGAGAGCAACTTCGATCGCTACTGCGTCAGCCCGGTGGGGGCGGTGGGTCTGATGCAGCTGATGCCCTCCACCGCGCGGGGCGTGGCGCGGTCCATGGGCCTGAGCCACTACGACCTGTACGACCCCGAGACGAACCTCGAGCTCGGCACCCGGTACATGACCATGCTGCTCAGCGAGTTCGACGGGCACATCCCCACCGCCCTGAGCTTCTACAACGCGGGCCGTCGAGGGATCGTCAGCCGCGGCGTCTACCGCAACCGCCGCTACATCCGGATCGTGATGGACAACTACTGGGACTACGTCCGCAACCAGCCCGAGGCGATCGCCGGGCGCAGGTTCTAGGGCGTCACGTCGCCCGGGTGCCTGCGATCGAGAGCAGGTTGTGCACGTCGATGACGCTCGGCACGTCGTAGGCGAGCTCGGCTGCTAGCCGCTTGAAGTCCTTGCCCTCGACCTGGCCGCTGAGCGTGACGACCCCGTTCAGCACCGTCACGCTCAGCTTGTCGAGCGCGATCGCGCCCTGGCCCGCGATGGCCTCGCGCACCTGCTGGGCGATCTCCTCGTCGGTCCGGAAGTCGAGCCGATCGGCGCGGTTGTCCACCCCGTCGATGTAGCTGGCGGCCGCGGTGAAGCTGCCGCATGTCGGGCAGAAGCCGTGCTTGATCATCTCGCCCCCTCCTGTACCTCGGCGCGCCGTGGATCGTATCAAGGGGAAGCGCCGAGGCCAACAGGGGGGCGGGACTCCCAGGGCGATCGTCGCCTGAAGGCGCGAGGCGCCCGGCCATCGGCCGGGCGCCTCGCGCGATTCCGCCTTGGAGAGGAGGGCTAGTGGTGAGTGACGGTCACTTCCGTCTGGCTGGAGACGCCGAACTCGAGCTCCAGGTAGGTCATCATGCAGGCGACGGCCTCTTCGCGAGAGGCGGCCTTGAAGCAGTGGTTGAGGACCACGTCCGCATCGTACGACACCGAAATCCAGTAGCTCTGCATCTTGGCACTCCTTCCAGGTCGCCTCGCGCCGGGGCGCTGCTCGGGCGTCTACCCACCCGATCCTTATCGCGCCCGGCGTACCGACCTGACTTATCCCCGGATTAACCTGGCGTAAAGCTTAGGCGAAGCCGGAGAGGCTCGACGGTTTACAGGGCGCCGCCTTGCCGCTAGTGTTTGGTTGGGAGGGGACGCCCCCTTCGAAAGGAGCGCCATGATCACCGACGACGAGATCCACCGCATCAACCACCTGGCCCGCAAGGCCAAGGCCGAAGGCCTGAGCGAGGAAGAGCGGGCCGAGCAGCATGCGCTGCGCATGCGCTACGTGGCGGCGGTCAAGCGGAGCCTGAGGGGTCACCTGGACCACATCCGGCCCGAGATGGCGCAAAGCGAGCAAGCGCCGCCTGCCTAGCCTCGGCGGGTGTGCTAAGATACCCGCGACCCTGAAGCGCATCAGGGCGTATGGTCGCCGGGAGAGCCTTTCGAGAGGGGTGCCGCCATGCAGGCAGTCGCACATTTCAGGGAGAAGCTCGAAGCGGAGCGGGAGCGTCTGAGGCGCCAGTTCACCTGGGTGTCCGAGGAGGCGACCGGCCTGGAGCGCTCGGTCCAGGACGCCATGCCCGACTCCGGGGACGAGGAGATCGCGGACTCGGCCACCAACACCTACACCCAGGAGCTCGACGCCGCCCTGGCGCGCAGGGCCCTTGATCGCCTCAGCGCCGTGGAGGCCGCCCTGCAGCGGATCCAGGTCGGCCAGTACGGGGCCTGCGTCCATTGCGGCAAGCAAATCGCCGAGGGTCGCCTCGAGACCTTGCCCTGGGCCCCCTACTGCATGACCTGCGCCCAGGAGCTGGAGGTGCTCGACTGAAAGCCTGCGCGTAGCGTCAGGGGGGGCATCGGTGCTATGATCGGGGCTTCAAGCCCTCGTACGACGTCATTTCGATCCCCTTGATGGAGGTTTTTCCTTGCTACGCGCCGGTATCGTCGGCCTTCCGAACGTCGGGAAGTCGACCCTCTTCAACGCCCTGACTCGCGCCGGAGCCATGGCGGCCAACTATCCGTTCTGCACCATCGACCCCAACGTCGGCATCGTCACGGTCCCCGACGAGCGCCTGGGCGTGCTGCAGGGCATCGTCAAGACCACGACCGTCATCCCGACCGCCATCGAGTTCGTGGACATCGCGGGGCTGGTGCGCGGCGCGAGCAAGGGCGAGGGTCTCGGCAACCAGTTCCTCGCCCACATCCGCGAGGTGGACGCCATCGTGCACGTGGTGCGCTGCTTCGAGGACGACAACATCACCCACGTGGACGGGGGGGTCGATCCCATCCGGGACATCGAGACCATCAACCTGGAGCTCGCGCTCGCGGATCTGGCCACCGTTGAGAAGATGCTGGATCGCAACCGCAAGATGGCCAAGACCGGCAACAAGGAAGCCCAGGCGATCATGGACGTGCTCGAGCCGATCCGGCTGGTGCTCGACCAGGGCAAGTGGGCCCGCACCGTCGAGCTCACGGACGAGCAGCAGGCGACCCTCAGGACCATCCCGCTCCTGACCAGCAAGCCCGTCATCTTCGCCGCGAACGTGGCCGAGGGCGACCTGGCCAACGCCGACGCGCTGCCCCTGGTCCAGAAGGTCAAGGAGTACGCCAAGGCCGAGAACGCCGAGTGCGTCAGCATCTCGGCCCAGATCGAGGCGGAGCTCTCGACCCTCAGCCCCGAGGAGGCCGCCGAGTACCTCGCGGACCTGGGCGTCAGCGAGTCGGGGCTCAGCAAGCTCATCAGCTCGACCTACCGGATCCTCGACCTCATCACCTACTTCACCGCGGGCGTCAAGGAGGTCCGCGCATGGACCATCACCAAGGGCACTCTCGCCCCCGGGGCCGCGGGCGTCATCCACTCCGACTTCGAGCGCGGCTTCATCCGCGCCGAGGTGACGGCCTACGGTGATCTCGTCACCGTCGGATCCGAGTCGGCCGCCAAGGAGAAGGGTCTCCTGCGCCTCGAGGGCAAGGCCTACGAGGTCAAGGACGGCGACGTGATGCATTTCCGCTTCAACGTGTAAGAGGGACGTATGGGACGCAAGTGGGAGAACATCAAACGCTCTAAGGGCAAGCTGGACTCGGCCCGCAGCACGGTTTTTGCCCGGATCTCGCGCGAGATCATCGTCGCGGCGCGCCAGGGCGGGGGGGACCCGGCTGGCAACTTCCGCCTGCGCCAGGCGATCGAGCGGGCGAAGGTGTCCGGCTTGCCGAACGACAACATCGCGCGGGCAATCCGGAAGGGCACGGGAGAGGACGCCTCGGAGGTCCTCGATGAGATCACTTACGAGGGCTACGGCCCGGGCGGCGTGGCCGTGATCGTGGAGGCCATGACCGAGAACCGCAACCGCACCGCAGCCGACGTCCGCGCGGCGTTCAACAAGGCGGGCGGGAACATGGGCGAGATCGGTTGCGTGGGCTGGATGTTCCGCCGCGTCGGCGTGGTGGTGGTTCCGAACGAGGATGGGACGCGTTCCGAGGAGGACCTTCTCCTCCTGGCCGCCGATGCCGGCGCCGAGGACCTCCGGACGGAGGACGGCGAGATCGTCATCGAATGTCCCCCTGAGGCCCTCGAAGCGGTCACGGAGGCTCTCAGCGCTGCCAAAGTCACCATCGCCAGCGCTGACGTCTCCCTTGTCCCCACCAACAGCGTCATCGTCGAGGACCACGACATCGCCAAGAAGCTTGTCAAGCTTATGAACGCCCTGGACGACCTGGCGGATGTTCAGAACGTGACAACAAACTTTGATCTTCCGGAAGAGTTGATGGCGGAGCTCGCGCACGCATAGCACCTCGCCGTCTCTGGCCCTCGGATGTCGAGGGCAATTGCACCCATTCCACAATGGTCTAGCCACACCGCCAGGTGTGGCTATTCTTTCCTTCAGTCGGATTCAGCGTCTAACATGAGGGATCTCACCCCTTCTACGCCCCCCGGGTATCAGGTGGTAACATGGGCCTCTGGAAGGATTGCTTGATGCCACGTGAGTTTCTGCTATCAAACAAATCGAGCATCCGACTCCACGCGATCCTCGAACAGTCGCTGAGTGAGACGGGGGCTCTTGGAGCCACCCTTGCCCTGCTGGTTGATGGCAATGTCATGTTCAGGGCGGGGCTTGGCGGGCTGGCAGACCAACCCGACGCCAAGTTCTATGCCTACAGCGTCACCAAGTCGGTCTTGGCCGCGCTCGTGCTGCAATTAGCAGAAGCGGGCCGCCTCGATCTCGAGCGCCCCATCCGCACCTGGCTTCCCGAAGTACAGGTCCGAACCCCCATTACCTTGCGCCAGTTGCTCAACCATACAGGTGGAATGCCGGATTACGGCGGGATATCGAGCTACCAACAGGCGGTTCGGAGATCACCGGAGACGGCCTGGAAGCCGAGCCGTTACATGGAGTTGCTTTCGGATGCAACGCTCTTGTTTGCGCCGGGGCAGGGCTGGAGCTATTCGAACCTCGGATACATGCTCATCAGCCGGGTCATCGAGGCGGTTGGCGGCCTTACCCCTGACGAGAGCCTGGCTTCCCGGATCGCTGCTCCCCTCGGCCTGACCGAGACGCGATTTGTTTCTAGCCGTGCCGATGCCATGGACTTGACCCCCGGGTTTGAGGGAAGCCCCGGCCGAGAGAACATCATCGCTCGCTACGATCCAGGCTGGGTAGCCCACGGGGTTGTTCGCTCGACCGCCCTGGAGCTTGCCAGGCTCATGGAGGGAGTGACAGGTGGTCGCTTCCTGGGTGAATTTTGGCTGGGGCAGATGCTCTCAGCGGTCCCAGTTCCAGGGGCGATTTCCATGGGACGAGACCCTGGCTATGGGCTCGGTCTGATGGCCGAGACCATGCCATTTGGCCGGGTCGTCGGTCACAACGGGGAAGGACCGGGATATTCGGTTGCGTGTTGGTCCTTGACCGCAGGGGGGCATCGGCTCGTAGGCGCTTGTCTGGTCAACCAATCGATTCCAAATGCTGCCCAGACCCTGCTCTTCAGGGCGTTTTCCGCCGTCCTGGGGGCCTAGTGCGACCGGGCGCCGTGTGTGATAGCGCCCACTCGAAGGCTTGAACGGCGTGAGAGTGCGTCGTCATGTATTTTTGATTCAACGTCTAAGCGCAACGAATCACACCAAGCAGCTCCCGGGATTTCCTGGGGGCCGCTCTTCGTTTGTTGTTTGATCCCGAGCATCCAGGAGGAGCTGTCGAGGGCCATGGCTGGCGCGGATCGTGGCTACGCCTTCTCGCGGCTCCGTTCGAGGCCGTCGAGGATGAGATCGAGCCCGAACATGAACTCATTGGCATAGGCGTAGCCGGGCTGCAGGACGTGTCCCAAGGCAAATTCGGTGAGGTGGGGGTACGCGCCGGCGGGCATGTGATCGAAGAAGGCCGCCAATTCTGCCTCAGGCACCTTCGTGGTGTCGAACGGTAAGCTCAGCTCTTGCAGCGCAAAGCCATAGAGGTAGGTGTCGATGGCCGAATACGCATGCGCGGTCATCTCCAGGGAGAAGCCAGCCTTTCGAAGAATCCCCAGGACCGCGTCGTGGTGACGGAACGTAGCGGGGCCCGGCTGGCGTCGCGACTCCATGAGCCCGATGGCCCAGGGGTGTCGCAAGAGCGCGGCACGGGCCGAGGTGGCCCGCTGGCGCATGGCCGTCCTCCAGTCTTGCTCCTCGGTGGGTAGGTCGATCTCGCTGAACACGACGTCGACCATGCCATCGAGGATCTCTTCCTTGTTGGCCACGTGGTAGTACAGCGACATGGCCTCCACCCCGAGCTGCTCCGCGAGTTTGCGCATCGAGAGCGAAGCGACGCCTTTCTCGTCGGCAAGTCGCACGGCTGTGCGCATGACCCGCTCCTTGTTCAAAGGGATGCGGGGCTCGGAGCCTGGATCAGTCTCTGCGGCCATGAATCTCCTCTTGGTTCCGAAGGGAATCCTATCTTGACATCTTACACTGTAAGACCTAGTCTTACAGTGTAAGGTCGTCCGATGGGGCGGGGCCGATCCCACTGTCGGGGGGCTCTCAGCGCGCGAGCGAGGAAGGGGACAGCACCATGAAGGCCGCCGTTTACCGTCAATATGGTTCTCCGGAAGTGGTGCGCATCGAGGAGGTGGCCAAGCCCGAGCCGAAGGACGACGAGGTCTTGATCAGGGTCAAGGCCAGCACCGTGTCGTCTGGAGACTGGAGAGCGCGCAGCCTCAAAATGCCGGCCGGGTTCGGCCTTTTCGCGCGCCCGGTGTTCGGGATCTTCGGGCCGCGCCAGCCGATCCTCGGCACCGAGCTCGCCGGCGAGATCGAGGCGGTCGGCAAGGCCGTCACGAAGTTCAAGGTCGGCGACGCCGTGTTCGCGTCCTCCGGCTTCGGCATGGGCTGCCACGCTGAATACCGGACCATGCCCGAAGACGGGCCGCTCGTCCCCATTCCTGCCGGTGCGAGCTTCGAGGAAGCGGCGGCGATCTCGTTCGGCGGCAACACGGCGCTCTACTATCTGCGCGACCTCGGGACGATCGCGGCAGGCGACGAGGTCCTCATCATCGGGGCGTCCGGTGCCGTGGGCAGCGCCTCGGTGCAACTCGCCAAGCACTTCGGCGCCAGGGTCACCGCGGTGACGAGCACTCCCAACGTCGAGCGGGTGAAGACACTCGGAGCCGATCGCGTCATCGACTACACGACAACCAGCTTCCTGGACGACGGCAAGCAGTACGACCTCGTCTTCGACACCGTCGGGAGCATCGAGTATGCCTCCTGCCGCGCCGCGTTGAAGGAAGAAGGACGTCTCCTTCTCTGCGGTGCGAGCTTGCCCCAGATGCTCAAATCCATGTGGGATGCGAAGTCGAGCAAGCAGAAAGTCTTCGCGGGAGCGGCCTCGGAGCGCGTGGAGAACCTCCGTTACCTCAAGGATCTGGTCGAATCGGGCCAGTACCGGCCACTGATTGACCGTTCCTATCCCCTGGATCGAATCGTCGACGCGCACGCCTACGTCGAAGCTGGCCGCAAACGCGGCAGCGTCGTGGTCACCATGGCGCGAGCCTGATCAGATTCAACGTCTCGCCCTCGATGCCTAACCTGCGCGTCCGCCTCCGGGTGGGCGCGCTTTGCAATGCTCCGAAAACCGCGGCGAGGCGTGGCGCTCCCGGCAAGAGGGGGAGAGTCACCCTCTCGACCCTGTGCTGATTTCCTTCAAATAACAGCTGCCAACTGAACGCGAAGACCCGTTACCGGGTACATGGGGAGATGAAGTCTCGAACCAAACTGGGCCGAATCGCCCCTCGATCGGCGGGGACCGCCCAAGTGCATTGTTCTCGGCCGCCGCGCCGGCATTCAAGTAGGAGAAATCACCCGTGAAGAAAATCAAGGTCGTCAATCCCGTCGTCGAACTCGATGGCGACGAGATGACACGGATCATCTGGCAATTCATCAAGGACAAGCTCATCTTGCCCTACCTCGACATCGATCTGAAGTACTACGATCTCGGCATCGAGTCGCGCGATCGCACCGACGACCGCATCACGGTCGAGGCCGCCGAGGCCATCAAGCAGTACGGCGTGGGCGTCAAGTGCGCGACCATCACCCCGGACGAGGCGCGCGTCTCGGAATTCAACCTCAAGAAGATGTGGAAGTCGCCCAACGGCACCATCCGCAACATTCTCGACGGCACCGTCTTCCGCGAGCCCATCATCTGCCAGAACGTCCCGCGCCTCGTGCCCGGGTGGACCCAGCCCATCGTCATCGGCCGTCACGCGTTCGGCGACCAGTACCGGGCGACGGACTTCGTCGTGCCGGGCGCCGGCAAGCTGACGATGAAGTTCGAGGGGGCGGACGGCACCGTCATCGAGCACGAGGTGTTCCAGTTCAAGGACGCGGGTGTCGCGATGGGCATGTACAACCTCGACGACTCGATCCGGGGTTTCGCTCGCGCCTGCTTCAACTACGGCCTGCTCAAGGGCTGGCCCGTCTACCTCTCGACCAAGAACACCATCCTCAAGGCCTACGATGGCCGCTTCAAGGACCTGTTCCAGCAGGTGTTCGACGCGGAGTTCAAGGGACGCTTCGACGAGGCGGGCCTCACCTACGAGCATCGCCTGATCGATGACATGGTCGCGTCCGCTCTCAAGTGGTCGGGCGCCTTCGTCTGGGCCTGCAAGAACTACGACGGCGACGTCCAGTCCGACACGGTGGCGCAGGGCTTCGGTTCGCTCGGCCTCATGACGTCGGTCCTGATGAGCCCGGACGGCAAGACC
Coding sequences within:
- a CDS encoding DUF896 domain-containing protein, with protein sequence MITDDEIHRINHLARKAKAEGLSEEERAEQHALRMRYVAAVKRSLRGHLDHIRPEMAQSEQAPPA
- a CDS encoding NADP-dependent isocitrate dehydrogenase, translated to MKKIKVVNPVVELDGDEMTRIIWQFIKDKLILPYLDIDLKYYDLGIESRDRTDDRITVEAAEAIKQYGVGVKCATITPDEARVSEFNLKKMWKSPNGTIRNILDGTVFREPIICQNVPRLVPGWTQPIVIGRHAFGDQYRATDFVVPGAGKLTMKFEGADGTVIEHEVFQFKDAGVAMGMYNLDDSIRGFARACFNYGLLKGWPVYLSTKNTILKAYDGRFKDLFQQVFDAEFKGRFDEAGLTYEHRLIDDMVASALKWSGAFVWACKNYDGDVQSDTVAQGFGSLGLMTSVLMSPDGKTIEAEAAHGTVTRHYREHQKGKATSTNPIASIFAWTRGLYYRAQFDGTPEVATFATTLERVCVETVESGFMTKDLAILVGPEQPWLTTTQFLDKLDENLQKAMLTHETASLSVPMAAESTGSERISS
- the ychF gene encoding redox-regulated ATPase YchF is translated as MLRAGIVGLPNVGKSTLFNALTRAGAMAANYPFCTIDPNVGIVTVPDERLGVLQGIVKTTTVIPTAIEFVDIAGLVRGASKGEGLGNQFLAHIREVDAIVHVVRCFEDDNITHVDGGVDPIRDIETINLELALADLATVEKMLDRNRKMAKTGNKEAQAIMDVLEPIRLVLDQGKWARTVELTDEQQATLRTIPLLTSKPVIFAANVAEGDLANADALPLVQKVKEYAKAENAECVSISAQIEAELSTLSPEEAAEYLADLGVSESGLSKLISSTYRILDLITYFTAGVKEVRAWTITKGTLAPGAAGVIHSDFERGFIRAEVTAYGDLVTVGSESAAKEKGLLRLEGKAYEVKDGDVMHFRFNV
- a CDS encoding TetR/AcrR family transcriptional regulator; the encoded protein is MRTAVRLADEKGVASLSMRKLAEQLGVEAMSLYYHVANKEEILDGMVDVVFSEIDLPTEEQDWRTAMRQRATSARAALLRHPWAIGLMESRRQPGPATFRHHDAVLGILRKAGFSLEMTAHAYSAIDTYLYGFALQELSLPFDTTKVPEAELAAFFDHMPAGAYPHLTEFALGHVLQPGYAYANEFMFGLDLILDGLERSREKA
- a CDS encoding NAD(P)-dependent alcohol dehydrogenase, with amino-acid sequence MKAAVYRQYGSPEVVRIEEVAKPEPKDDEVLIRVKASTVSSGDWRARSLKMPAGFGLFARPVFGIFGPRQPILGTELAGEIEAVGKAVTKFKVGDAVFASSGFGMGCHAEYRTMPEDGPLVPIPAGASFEEAAAISFGGNTALYYLRDLGTIAAGDEVLIIGASGAVGSASVQLAKHFGARVTAVTSTPNVERVKTLGADRVIDYTTTSFLDDGKQYDLVFDTVGSIEYASCRAALKEEGRLLLCGASLPQMLKSMWDAKSSKQKVFAGAASERVENLRYLKDLVESGQYRPLIDRSYPLDRIVDAHAYVEAGRKRGSVVVTMARA
- a CDS encoding UbiA family prenyltransferase, whose product is MQLRSFPVLDRPAAMPAEREAALPAREAPSWVKVLKLVQPYRGLTSMVALACGAAMAGGDLLSPHRLPTLAIAMILVGPLLNGAGHAINAYFDRHLPGFAERRLEAPTRLTSDGIVATIGILCLLSLVLAHQLGAFAFNVTGLTLAIHFALNAPPLSLRRQSWWNGLFFGIVSVAGPWVLGVTLEGSVTQSAVELAAIFSFGAVGLHLLDTLHQGEGERRAGLQTLAAVFGPEVGAGIAALIINTSLLGAAIACAGAQVMHAALGIALTMLAQVTLQFVGFRQSAGKREAFAVMSFVLYMGAMALAASALGQQVLEL
- a CDS encoding TraR/DksA C4-type zinc finger protein, with protein sequence MQAVAHFREKLEAERERLRRQFTWVSEEATGLERSVQDAMPDSGDEEIADSATNTYTQELDAALARRALDRLSAVEAALQRIQVGQYGACVHCGKQIAEGRLETLPWAPYCMTCAQELEVLD
- a CDS encoding serine hydrolase domain-containing protein, whose protein sequence is MGLWKDCLMPREFLLSNKSSIRLHAILEQSLSETGALGATLALLVDGNVMFRAGLGGLADQPDAKFYAYSVTKSVLAALVLQLAEAGRLDLERPIRTWLPEVQVRTPITLRQLLNHTGGMPDYGGISSYQQAVRRSPETAWKPSRYMELLSDATLLFAPGQGWSYSNLGYMLISRVIEAVGGLTPDESLASRIAAPLGLTETRFVSSRADAMDLTPGFEGSPGRENIIARYDPGWVAHGVVRSTALELARLMEGVTGGRFLGEFWLGQMLSAVPVPGAISMGRDPGYGLGLMAETMPFGRVVGHNGEGPGYSVACWSLTAGGHRLVGACLVNQSIPNAAQTLLFRAFSAVLGA
- the glmS gene encoding glutamine--fructose-6-phosphate transaminase (isomerizing) — its product is MCGIVGYIGFQEASDVLIEGLRRLEYRGYDSAGIAVVHEGTLALRREVGKLRNLEAQLRDQPAPGPLGIGHTRWATHGRPTTYNAHPHTDGTGKLVVVHNGIIENYMELKNELLEAGHAFNSDTDTEVMAHLISSYYEGDLVAAVHKAYTRLVGTFATAILHRDEPGKIVALKHGAPLLAGVGQDENFLASDAAAILSHTRDIIYLEDGELCVVTREAIEVYDANLRPKTKEITRIDWNLVAAEKAGFEHFMLKEIHDQPTTLTNTLGGRFDDREGKLYLDEIGLSDDQIRSFDRVMVIACGTALYSGNVGKYLIEEFTRLPVECDFASEFRYRNPVIDAKTLVIVVSQSGETADTLAALREAKRRGAKTLGILNVKGSSIAREVDGTLYIHAGPEIGVASTKAYTAMVAAFTLLALHLGQVRGKLTNVQVGEVLKDLKTVPGLITAMLERTEAIQDVAQSFAACRDFLFLGRGFNFPTAMEGALKLKEISYIHAEAYAAGEMKHGPIALIDENMPTVAIATAGATYDKVVSNLQEVKARNGVVIAIATEGDIGITEHVDRVIYVPAIREALSPLLNVVPLQLLAYHIARLRGCDVDQPRNLAKSVTVE
- a CDS encoding lytic transglycosylase domain-containing protein, which codes for MNATLEDTSLQLPRVALPRTTLAAWVLLLCAGSGWVIGSSPSTLSAPLVAKRQPVEAQPASAVRPAPTSRGPRQSRPVLPTADGPSYPYYKQIQAVAKKHRVAPELIAGIVRIESNFDRYCVSPVGAVGLMQLMPSTARGVARSMGLSHYDLYDPETNLELGTRYMTMLLSEFDGHIPTALSFYNAGRRGIVSRGVYRNRRYIRIVMDNYWDYVRNQPEAIAGRRF
- a CDS encoding YebC/PmpR family DNA-binding transcriptional regulator, with the protein product MGRKWENIKRSKGKLDSARSTVFARISREIIVAARQGGGDPAGNFRLRQAIERAKVSGLPNDNIARAIRKGTGEDASEVLDEITYEGYGPGGVAVIVEAMTENRNRTAADVRAAFNKAGGNMGEIGCVGWMFRRVGVVVVPNEDGTRSEEDLLLLAADAGAEDLRTEDGEIVIECPPEALEAVTEALSAAKVTIASADVSLVPTNSVIVEDHDIAKKLVKLMNALDDLADVQNVTTNFDLPEELMAELAHA
- a CDS encoding BON domain-containing protein, whose amino-acid sequence is MIKHGFCPTCGSFTAAASYIDGVDNRADRLDFRTDEEIAQQVREAIAGQGAIALDKLSVTVLNGVVTLSGQVEGKDFKRLAAELAYDVPSVIDVHNLLSIAGTRAT